A single genomic interval of Arthrobacter methylotrophus harbors:
- the murD gene encoding UDP-N-acetylmuramoyl-L-alanine--D-glutamate ligase yields the protein MGGAAVSAIPETKPSANDRLENLVSWDSEWKGLRVVVTGIGVSGFAAADTLIELGARVVVVDAATSAKAAAQADTLKIVGAADVLLGQDAVKKLPLVDGEKAELVVTSPGWRPDQSLLAAAKRAHVPVWGDVELAWRVRERKGHKTADWLTITGTNGKTTTVGMTEAMLQASGLKAIAVGNVGTPILDALRDPVEYDAFAVELSSFQLHWSESISPVASVCLNVAEDHVDWHGSYESYLADKAKIFKNTQKACIYNAEQIETERMVENADVVEGCRAIGFTTLTPAVSMLGVVEGLLVDRAFLEERKSSAVELAALADLGLAAPRHMVANALAAAALVRAYGVDPAAVREGLRNYLPGDHRIQPVARQNGVLWVNDSKATNPHAASAALSAFRNVVWIAGGLSKGVNYDDLVKGNARRLKAVVLIGSDTADLEASLQRHAPDVPVIGQPKSDTEMVQSADSAGAAAEPSPIFGDTVMAHAVESAASIAVSGDTVLMAPAAASMDQFSSYAHRGDAFIRAVRDLVEGQAQTTEE from the coding sequence ATGGGTGGTGCTGCTGTGAGCGCAATTCCTGAAACCAAACCTTCGGCCAATGACCGGCTTGAGAACCTCGTCAGCTGGGATTCCGAATGGAAAGGCCTGCGCGTCGTTGTGACGGGCATCGGCGTCTCCGGTTTCGCTGCCGCCGACACCCTTATCGAACTCGGTGCGCGGGTGGTGGTGGTCGACGCCGCCACGAGCGCTAAGGCCGCGGCCCAGGCGGATACCTTGAAGATCGTGGGCGCTGCCGACGTCCTCCTCGGCCAGGACGCCGTCAAGAAGTTGCCTTTGGTGGACGGTGAAAAGGCCGAACTTGTGGTGACGTCACCGGGCTGGCGCCCGGACCAGTCCCTCCTGGCAGCTGCCAAGCGTGCCCACGTGCCAGTGTGGGGCGACGTCGAACTCGCATGGCGGGTGCGCGAACGCAAAGGCCACAAGACCGCGGACTGGCTCACGATCACCGGTACCAACGGCAAAACCACCACGGTGGGCATGACCGAGGCCATGCTGCAGGCATCGGGCCTCAAAGCGATCGCCGTGGGGAATGTGGGCACTCCCATCCTTGATGCCCTCCGCGACCCGGTGGAATACGATGCTTTCGCGGTTGAACTCTCCAGCTTCCAGCTGCACTGGAGTGAGTCGATCTCTCCGGTCGCCAGTGTCTGCCTCAATGTTGCGGAGGACCACGTTGACTGGCACGGATCCTACGAGTCCTACCTCGCGGACAAGGCGAAGATCTTCAAGAACACCCAGAAGGCGTGCATCTACAACGCCGAGCAGATCGAGACCGAACGCATGGTGGAAAACGCCGACGTAGTGGAGGGCTGCCGGGCAATCGGCTTCACCACATTGACTCCGGCCGTGAGCATGCTCGGCGTCGTCGAGGGGTTGCTCGTGGACCGTGCGTTCCTCGAAGAACGCAAGAGCTCCGCCGTGGAACTTGCCGCGCTGGCGGATCTGGGCCTGGCTGCTCCACGCCATATGGTTGCCAACGCTCTGGCTGCTGCGGCACTGGTGCGCGCTTATGGCGTGGATCCGGCGGCAGTGCGCGAGGGTCTCAGGAACTATCTCCCGGGAGACCACCGGATCCAGCCTGTGGCTAGGCAGAACGGTGTGCTTTGGGTCAACGATTCCAAGGCGACCAATCCACACGCCGCCTCGGCGGCCCTGTCGGCATTCAGGAACGTCGTTTGGATTGCGGGCGGATTGTCCAAGGGCGTCAACTATGACGACTTGGTCAAGGGCAACGCACGCAGGCTCAAGGCCGTGGTGCTGATCGGATCCGATACCGCGGATCTTGAAGCCTCCCTCCAACGACACGCGCCGGATGTGCCCGTAATCGGGCAGCCCAAGAGCGACACTGAAATGGTGCAGTCCGCCGATTCAGCTGGTGCCGCCGCGGAACCGTCTCCGATCTTCGGCGACACCGTCATGGCCCACGCTGTCGAGTCGGCAGCCAGTATCGCCGTGTCCGGCGATACTGTGCTGATGGCCCCGGCGGCTGCCTCCATGGACCAGTTCTCTTCCTACGCTCACCGTGGCGATGCTTTCATCCGGGCAGTGCGCGATCTTGTGGAAGGCCAGGCACAGACCACCGAGGAGTAG
- the mraY gene encoding phospho-N-acetylmuramoyl-pentapeptide-transferase has product MIALLIGAGVALLVALIGTPLFIRFLVTKGYGQFIRDDGPTSHHTKRGTPTMGGTVVVAAVLISYGVTHLIMWMMNPHSPGPSASGLLLLFLMVGMGFVGFLDDFIKISKQRSLGLNAKAKLILQAFVGIVFAVLVLNFPDSQGITPASTHISLVRDIPWLNLAFGGTVLGAILFVIWSNLIVTAATNGVNLTDGLDGLAAGASIMVFGAYTLMGIWQNNQACGSPREAGSGCYSVRDPLDLALLAAICSAALVGFLWWNTSPAKIFMGDTGSLAIGGAVAGFAILSRTELLLGIIGGLFVLITLSVIIQVGYFKVTKGKRVFKMAPLQHHFELKGWAEITVVVRFWILCGLFVAAGLGIFYAEWVVLL; this is encoded by the coding sequence GTGATTGCACTGTTGATCGGCGCAGGCGTCGCCCTCCTGGTGGCCTTGATCGGAACACCACTCTTCATCCGGTTCCTTGTCACCAAGGGCTACGGCCAGTTCATCCGGGACGACGGCCCCACGTCCCACCACACCAAACGTGGTACACCCACGATGGGCGGCACCGTCGTGGTGGCCGCAGTTCTCATCAGCTACGGAGTGACCCACCTGATCATGTGGATGATGAATCCGCATTCACCGGGGCCGTCCGCTTCAGGCTTGTTGTTGTTGTTCCTTATGGTCGGCATGGGATTCGTTGGTTTCCTCGATGACTTCATCAAGATATCGAAGCAACGCAGCCTGGGGCTCAATGCCAAAGCCAAGTTGATCCTCCAAGCGTTCGTCGGTATTGTCTTCGCCGTGCTGGTCCTGAACTTCCCCGACTCCCAGGGGATTACACCGGCCTCCACGCATATTTCCCTGGTGCGCGACATTCCGTGGCTGAACCTGGCCTTCGGAGGTACCGTCCTGGGAGCCATCCTGTTCGTCATCTGGTCGAACCTGATCGTCACCGCAGCGACCAACGGCGTCAACCTGACAGACGGATTGGACGGCCTCGCCGCGGGCGCCTCGATCATGGTCTTCGGGGCCTACACACTCATGGGAATCTGGCAAAACAACCAGGCTTGTGGTTCACCGCGCGAAGCGGGCAGCGGCTGCTATTCGGTCCGTGATCCGCTTGACCTGGCACTCTTGGCGGCTATCTGCAGTGCTGCGCTGGTGGGCTTCCTTTGGTGGAACACATCCCCGGCAAAGATCTTCATGGGTGACACCGGTTCCCTGGCCATCGGCGGCGCGGTGGCCGGCTTTGCGATCCTCTCCCGCACCGAGCTTCTCTTGGGGATCATCGGCGGCCTCTTCGTCCTGATCACCCTGTCCGTCATCATCCAGGTGGGCTATTTCAAAGTCACCAAGGGTAAGCGGGTCTTTAAAATGGCCCCCCTGCAACATCATTTCGAACTCAAGGGTTGGGCCGAGATCACGGTGGTTGTCCGATTCTGGATTCTTTGTGGCCTGTTCGTGGCCGCCGGCCTTGGGATTTTCTATGCTGAATGGGTGGTGCTGCTGTGA